AAAGGTGAACTGTGTATTTCCAGTCTATGCAAACCCAAGTATCAATAAAGAATACAGGTTAATGGTGGATCTTTAAATTCAAAACTGATCAGTTGTTCCAATCAGTCTTTCAGTAGTAGGATTGCAGGGTGGAAAGGCATCCCTGTAGGACCTCCTTGTGTAACAAGACGCTGTTTAATGTGGCATGTGTGCAGCTATGTAGTGATTGAGTCACCGAGTGTAACATTTGGCCCCCTATGATTGAAATACAAATACCAGCAGTCTCAGTTAGTGTATTAAATATCACCGACTAACAGCATACTTAAGTTTTCAGGGTTGGCACTGTTGCTGGAATCAAGACATGATGGCAACACAATAAAACCaacatgtttatatatatagatatagctGCCCTGTATGTCAGCTATTTGGCCTTCTGGCAACTCCAACCTTTCAGCCTGGATCACTTTCCTTATTTTTGCAATCATTCGGCCACACACTAACTCTGCATGACATCCCTATGTCCTTGCTTTAGAGcctggtgagttggatcagtgAGTCATTATCTCACTCATTCATGGCATAtccagcttgatgtcatccatgttgAGTAGGTGGTTCGTGGTCATATCTGTATCCACTCTGGCGGTTAGCTGGTTCAGGGGGTAGAGTGCAGTGATCTATTTCACAGTCCAATTGAGTTCCTGAGTGTTTCTCAATCGTTAGACTTGTTTGTGAGGTATCAAACACCTTATTTTGTGTGACAGTTTGAGTCAGTGTGCTTGTGATAGCATCTGATGGCTATAATTGTATTTTGACACCTCTGATTTATCATCACCTGCCTGTGGAAACTTAAAGCTTTGAGTGAGAACCTTCTGCTTTCCTTTAAAAATTTCagaacaataaaatatttcaaatgttttgTAAGGCTAATTTTAAAGCCTGGCTGGATACGGCTGATGTCATGAAGCCTGAAGCCTCAAGATTCTTCCCAGCTCCACTTTCATTTCCCTGAGAGCCATTCAGTGAGCATCAGTGAAGAGCTTTTCCTGGTCTGTTGGCCTCTACACACATTTGGCaccaattcagttttatttatataaccccaaatcacaataacagtcaccttagagcaagcacttggcaacagtgggaagaaaaaactcaattttaacaggaagaaacctccagcagaaccagccaTCTACCATGACCTGTTGGAGATGAGGGGAGGGACCAGACTAGAAGCCCAGCAAGCTAAGTGCGCTTGCTGGGCTTGACCCTTGATCCTTGACCCTAAATATATTAACCACTCTGTGACACTTTGGCAGCAGTCTGAGCACCTGCCTCACATAATTTTGACACATTTCTTATATACTTTAATCCATCAGCTAACAAAATGGCGTGCATACATATCTGTCCCATATTTGTAAAAACCAAATGGTAAAATGGATGATAGCTTTTCTGCTCTtattgagcactcaaagcataTTTTATTACCCAGTCACACACATATTCATCAAGCACTTCTTTAATCTATGCCTAAACTCCATGGAGTGATTCAGGGTTTGGTATCTTGCCCATTAATACTTTAATATGCAGACAGGAGGAGCTGGGGATCAAACCGACCTTCTCACTGGTAGACCTCCCACCCTACCTCCTGAGCCTCAGCCATCCACTCCCCACtttattgtttttctccatttcaGCCTGGAGATGTGGTGCTGGAGGGCAAGGGCAGTAGTGATGTCACTCTATACCATGAGGGTTTTTTCTGGAGGTGTTCCTTTAAAGGTGACATGGAGGATGACGACCTGCTGAAGAGACTCTGGTTCAGTAAGTAAGACTTTATATTGCTTTATTTTGACATTGTATTCACTGATTCAAAGTTCATGTCTAATGTGCTATATGCACTATTTGTAAAACCTTTTAACATCCACCAGTTTCCCTGTGACCAGTTTAGGGGTTTAGGGTTACAGTGACATCCACACACTTTTTTGTGGTGTGTTTTGCCTCTTTGGTATACAGAGATTTAATCTGAAAACTTCTTGCTTAATACATTTTGGCCGCTCTTCCACTTTCTTCACTCCCAAAAATGAATTCATAGACAGAAATGTCCAGTAGTTTAATTCCTTTgtttatggttttttttttttttttagaattattTTGACTTCCAAAAAAGTCTGACCTTGTGAATGTGAACTGGGTAGTTGTGTGTAAAAATGACTAGAAATACGAGAGAGCACATTTCCATCGTATTGctattgttattttaaaattatgaataGGGCTAGTGAGCCTGTCACATCCATGACACCAAACAGAACCCTGGGCTTTAATTAGTCCTGCTGAGTCAATCCTTTGCAGGTAAAAGGCAAAATGTAAAGACAACGTgagcacaaaaaagaaaaacataaagctCCAGGTAAAACAGAGAATACACTCGGGGAAAAAACACAGCTGTAAATggggaacccccccccccctaaaatGGTAACAATGTCACATAACTGAATAAGCATTAAAAGAATAATAAACCAAGACATTGGCTCGAATGAAACCAACACAAGTGTTCAAAACACAAGAATCAGAACTTTAGAAATTAGACTAGAATACAAAAAAAGCTAAACCCAAACTCAgataaaaactcaaaaacatgAGCAGTTCCACGGATCATGACAGcagagtgaaaaaaaatgaggacacacaaacaaggaagatattcttgtatttgtcttctgAAGCTGATGCTTTTTAAAGTGCAGTAAATTGCTCCCCTCAGATGTTCTGCTGCCACCATCACATGACAGCTCTACGACCGCACAGTTTTGAACATGCTGCTGCTCTGGCTGTTAATATTGTATGACAGCATAGCCGTAGAAGCCCTTTCATGTGACTGTTTTAAGGCCATACCATGTGATGTTATTCGGTTGTtttgtcaggtgattttgtgtcatctttttttttccaatggcGATTTTGAATGGTGAGCCATTGTCAGGAATAGCCTCCAGAAAGAAAAGGGCCTCGTGAGGATCTGTGGAATTTCACATGTTGGGAGCAAAGAGCAAGAAAAGAGAGACAAAAGCACTTGCATTGTACTTTTGTACCATAATTGCTGAAAAATATACATGTAATTAAATTAGATAAAGTCAGAATTTTGggcaaaattcagtttttaatgttgttttgtcTGTTTAGTTCCAGTGCTGAAGATTATGTGCAAAGTCTGCAAATTGGAGCATTTTCCCAGAATTTTCTtgaaaatattcaaaataaattCCAAAATGTAACTCTCTCTGTATTTTCGGCAATACACAGGATGCATTTGTATCTAATGGCTAAATAATTCAACTTGTTTATACTGGTCTAGCGTGGCATTAGGTCAGGTATGCCACAAGCCATCCTCAGCTCAGCCtgatgtatttgtgtgtatacTACTGGCAAGTTACATAAAAAGCTTCAGCTACTTTAGCCTGGCTGCAGTTGCTGCTCTCACTGCAAGCGACTTTGCAACCCACCACAAACTGCTCACTCTGGCTTTTCCATATATGCTCGTATAGACAAATAGAAATGATTTCTCTgcagatgtaaataaaaatcagtatttttctctttctgtttgtaGCCAATCAGCCTGACTCAAAAGTATGTATGCCTGCCTACCTTTTCCCATTCCCTGTGTCTCGTCAGACCCACAATGCCACCGAGTATGAGTCTTCCATAAGTAAGTATTTATTCACatctgtgttttttatgtagtgatttcattttttagcGTCACAGAGCTGATTAACATCCCTCTTGTTCAGCTTACAGAGGTTTCTGGAGCGTGTTTATGCTCATTGCTGTGGCAGCTGTGGTGATTGGCGGCTTCATCATCATCTGCGCTGCTCCGTTTGCCGGCCACCGCTTGTATAAAGCAGGGGGTGGCCTCTTTCTGATAGCTGGTAAGTAACAATTTTGGAGTAAAAACCAGGTGACactgtgaggttttttttacactgccagcatttaaaaaaaaaaaattctgactaaagcaatgaaatgaaatgtacaactcttttattttttccatggTTAAAtgaagtttaaataaataaataaaataaaactaatcaAAGAGCTTTAGCTACAGGTGGATCTTCAGATGCAgatgttgcttttaaaacaaataataggCTAATGACATTgagatttaaaatgaaacctgtACAATTCTGCTTCCCCACGAATTCAAACATAATTTACTATAGAACATGTACATGTCTCTCCCACAGACGGGGAGATTGTTGATCTTATTAATCTGATTTGAAGCATATGTTGTCAAATCTCACTACCCCTCTCCGCACCCCTAGGttttttcctgctgtgtgtGGTGGTGATGTACGTACTGTGGATGCAGGTGTTGGATGTGATAGACCTTTACATAGACCACCAGCGTGCTCTGTGTTCAGACTTCCATCTGACCTTCAGCTACGGTCTCTCCTTCATGTTTGCCCCAATCGGCATCTTCTTCTGCCTCCTGGCTGgccttcttttcctcctcatcGGCCGAACCATCCAGATTCACTCCCAGTGACTTACCAGCAGTAGAAGAAGAGCCCGAATGTCGGGATTGTATGAGGGTTTTATACTGACACATTTAGATGTTTTTCTCAGTCTTTCTGTCGTGTAAAAGCAGGAATCGGTTTGGCAATTATGTGGCACATGCTTGAATATTTTCAGCTGTTGTTGAGCTCACCGTGCTCACTCAAACCTGAGTCATTTTCAGCTCAGCTAAGATAGCACCGAGACTCCGGAGGacccaaaacatttaaaatgaaaaataaataagaaattaaaaaaatgcacaaaaatgaaTATTCAAAATAAACCGAGGCACTTATTTCTGAAATGTGCCATAAATTAATATTTCTGCTGGTCTTCTATTTATTTACCCTTCTGTTAATTTGTCTGctttcatatttattacttatttaatttctcttgtatttatcatatttattaataatgaatataaaagattttaaatgtatatattaattaatttaattatccCCTAGTTTTTTCCCTGAAACTTCCCCCAAATTCACATTTTCtttatcaaagaaaaaaataaatacagaagcaAATGAAAATAGAAATATCAGTGTGTTGGGTGTTTTATAAATTGATCCGTGCCTGTGTTTATTTTGATGTAATTCTTAATGCATTTAATGGAACATTAATGCATTTATGACAACATTTaattatgcttttatttatttttttattcttgaagTTTTGGTCCTCTG
This is a stretch of genomic DNA from Pelmatolapia mariae isolate MD_Pm_ZW linkage group LG16_19, Pm_UMD_F_2, whole genome shotgun sequence. It encodes these proteins:
- the tmem182a gene encoding transmembrane protein 182; the protein is MKLRVALFFAGLFGALAAVFILLSFGTDYWLLVSESCQLRPNGSAGPGGVTIKPGDVVLEGKGSSDVTLYHEGFFWRCSFKGDMEDDDLLKRLWFTNQPDSKVCMPAYLFPFPVSRQTHNATEYESSITYRGFWSVFMLIAVAAVVIGGFIIICAAPFAGHRLYKAGGGLFLIAGFFLLCVVVMYVLWMQVLDVIDLYIDHQRALCSDFHLTFSYGLSFMFAPIGIFFCLLAGLLFLLIGRTIQIHSQ